The following are encoded together in the Pedobacter sp. D749 genome:
- a CDS encoding pyridoxamine 5'-phosphate oxidase family protein has translation MATSQEGSTNNTQEENNIKDLGGKAAIEKLRELAEKAESCFFCTNIKTGIPLSVRPMAIQQVDDEGNIWFMSMKDSHKNDEISADPFTHLLFQAGAHSGFVNIYGISEISRDQAKIDELWSPFIKTWFQGGKDDPNITLIKVIPSEGYYWDTKHGTAVAFLKMAASVITGKTMDDSVEGTLEVD, from the coding sequence ATGGCAACATCACAAGAAGGAAGTACGAACAATACTCAGGAAGAAAATAACATTAAAGATCTGGGTGGCAAAGCAGCCATTGAAAAACTGAGGGAGTTGGCAGAAAAAGCTGAAAGTTGTTTTTTCTGCACCAATATTAAAACAGGTATACCATTATCTGTAAGGCCAATGGCTATTCAGCAGGTGGATGATGAAGGTAATATCTGGTTCATGAGCATGAAAGACAGTCATAAAAATGATGAAATCTCTGCCGATCCATTTACACATTTGCTGTTTCAGGCAGGTGCCCATTCAGGTTTTGTAAATATTTATGGTATTTCTGAAATCAGCAGGGATCAGGCGAAAATCGATGAACTTTGGAGTCCGTTTATTAAGACCTGGTTTCAGGGTGGGAAAGACGACCCGAATATTACTTTAATTAAAGTAATCCCATCAGAAGGATATTACTGGGATACCAAACATGGTACTGCTGTTGCATTTTTGAAAATGGCAGCCTCAGTTATCACAGGAAAAACAATGGATGACTCGGTTGAAGGAACTTTGGAGGTTGATTAA